A single window of Hyla sarda isolate aHylSar1 chromosome 2, aHylSar1.hap1, whole genome shotgun sequence DNA harbors:
- the LOC130357323 gene encoding DNA damage-regulated autophagy modulator protein 1-like, producing MTKEIDGHVAEHEEDGLEHRGQRFLLFLCAMEIQGLGFLPLLWVTWNLLGLSTVVTLTIALGHNRQPFISDTAIGYPEWIIYKVVFFGAPIVGVAVAYLQHRFMFLRSEPSAKHFRIYQKILFTLGCIVCIGTALNGVFTMRNNPTIHRISSGTAFFCGAIYNMCQAGFLYKRSYSSRILCHIRLAATLVTSVVLLLFSAGQVSFYMELCTGHCEEIIYVPVMVAEYLGFCGVTLYQVTNYTDFQHLSLKISRNDINVSLRTKIPDPEQNHPVE from the exons atgacgaaggAGATCGACGGCCATGtagcggagcatgaagaggatggTCTGGAACatcgaggacag CGATTTTTGTTGTTTCTTTGTGCCATGGAGATCCAGGGATTAGGGTTCTTGCCTCTCCTTTGGGTCACATGGAACCTTTTGGGCCTCAGCACTGTTGTCACCTTGACCATCGCCCTAGGACATAACAGACAGCCGTTTATCAGTGACACGGCTATAGGATATCCTGAGTGGATAATATATAAGGTTGTGTTCTTTGGGGCACCCATCGTAGGAGTTGCCGTCGCCTACCTGCAGCACCGATTTATGTTCCTGCGCTCTGAACCATCTGCGAAGCATTTTAGGATTTACCAGAAGATCTTGTTTACCTTAGGATGCATCGTGTGCATAGGAACAGCCCTGAATGGCGTCTTTACTATGAGGAACAATCCTACAATACACAGGATCAGCTCAGGTACGGCCTTTTTTTGTGGAGCCATATATAATATGTGCCAAGCTGGATTCCTATACAAAAGGTCATACAGCAGCCGCATTCTTTGCCATATAAGGCTGGCCGCCACCTTAGTGACTTCTGTGGTGCTGCTGCTCTTCAGTGCCGGTCAGGTCTCCTTCTATATGGAGCTGTGCACCGGACACTGCGAGGAGATTATCTATGTCCCCGTCATGGTGGCTGAATACCTGGGATTCTGCGGCGTCACCTTATACCAAGTGACCAACTACACAGATTTCCAGCATCTGTCATTGAAGATTTCCAGAAATGACATAAACGTCAGTCTGAGGACCAAGATACCGGACCCGGAACAGAACCATCCTGTAGAATAG
- the LOC130357322 gene encoding odorant receptor 131-2-like, whose product MKCVQLLSLLHITGADNRRKYTSIVLKELQILVSPMTLQDSSAMLVNFTVLHNNVTQISTDTAKISETTKMIFLIFTIFSFCLFLYFMTVLLMVYFTTPRVRDNSRYIFFAHMLINDTTYLILGLFLLLAYKYKLYFPVSICHFLITLIATSFLVTPYNLAAMALERYIAICFPLRHALLCTVQRTYLIIVMIWFVGLLPSLVDFIILILSVERDFFSQSILCKQDRLIVRQMQYTVRSISYIGSLFLVALLILVTYIKVMLVAWKSGSGKSTASRAGKTLLLHTLQLILSMMSLTSTVTESYSGDYIDILILSNFLMFMCFPRTLSPLIYGVRDEVFMHAGVDQAHLVPKDDLEICPSHQLCLHSVNQIPNKSASHSAFKSVSMAEGNMLDYITTSIKIILTALYHAGSCGHGQIQGKQGNRTKMFSLQAQVIWRPC is encoded by the exons ATGAAGTGCGTTCAGCTCTTGAGCCTGCTGCATATAACGGGAGCTGACAacagacgtaaatatacatccattgtccttaaggagcTGCAGATCTTGGTTTCACCTAT GACTCTCCAAGACTCTTCTGCCATGTTGGTGAACTTTACAGTACTGCATAACAACGTGACCCAGATATCCACTGACACGGCCAAAATTAGTGAAACCACAAAAATGATCTTCCTCATCTTCACCATTTTCAGTTTTTGCCTGTTCTTGTACTTTATGACAGTTCTGCTGATGGTCTACTTCACCACTCCCCGCGTACGTGACAATTCCCGCTACATATTCTTTGCGCATATGCTCATCAATGATACAACTTACCTTATCTTGGGACTCTTTCTTTTATTGGCTTATAAGTATAAGTTGTATTTTCCAGTGTCCATATGTCATTTCCTTATCACCCTTATCGCCACTAGTTTTTTGGTCACTCCGTACAACTTGGCGGCCATGGCTCTGGAGCGATACATAGCAATCTGTTTTCCTCTTAGACATGCACTTTTATGTACTGTCCAAAGAACATATCTGATCATTGTGATGATATGGTTTGTTGGTCTACTCCCAAGTTTAGTGGACTTTATTATCCTCATCCTTTCTGTTGAGAGGGATTTTTTCTCCCAGAGTATCTTATGCAAACAGGATCGGCTCATAGTCCGTCAGATGCAGTACACCGTAAGATCCATCTCCTACATTGGTAGTTTATTTCTGGTGGCTCTTCTCATTCTAGTCACCTACATCAAGGTTATGTTGGTTGCTTGGAAAAGTGGTTCTGGTAAATCTACTGCCTCCAGGGCTGGTAAAACCCTTCTACTTCACACGCTTCAACTCATTTTAAGCATGATGTCGCTAACGTCTACAGTAACTGAGTCATATAGCGGAGATTATATTGATATCTTAATCCTGTCCAACTTTTTGATGTTCATGTGTTTTCCAAGGACCCTCAGCCCTCTCATCTATGGTGTAAGGGATGAAGTGTTCA TGCATGCAGGGGTGGATCAAGCCCATTTGGTGCCCAAGGATGACCTAGAAATATGCCCCTCTCACCAACTGTGTCTTCATAGTGTCAACCAGATACCCAATAAGAGTGCTAGTCACAGTGCCTTCAAG TCTGTGAGTATGGCTGAGGGAAATATGCTTGATTATATAACAACGAGTATTAAAATAATTCTGACAGCTCTctatcatgctgggagctgcggACATGGACAGATACAGGGCAAACAGGGAAACAGAACAAAGATGTTTTCCCTTCAAGCTCAAGTGATTTGGAGGCCGTGCTGA